The DNA sequence AGCGCACAGGGCCAGCGAAAGGACAGGAGACAGCACACCTTCACTTGCCCTGCCGCAGACCCAGGGAGGAATGGATGGAAGATCTCTACCCAGTGAGTGGACTGACGGTGCTGAGCCTGGCTTTGTCAGAGCCCCTCCCGTCTCCATTAACGTCAAGACTCGTCAAGTATGAGAGGACATCGATCAAACCCAAGTGGGTGTGAGATACTGAGAACACTTTTGGGAACACTTATGTCAATACCATCTCCATCCACGTCGCTCCCTTAACCCCCCCCGTGGCGTTCCCCTCACGATTCATCAGAGCCCCTGTCACACTGACGCCCTTCACCCCACCGACCTCCTCTTTCGCTTCCTCCACGGGCCGTCGAAGGTTCAGTTCAGCAGGCCGGCGGTTTGTTCCTTTGGGATTCTCGGGAGGTGCTGGTTTAGGCTGACCTGGTTGGATAGGACAGTTAGGTTCCTTGGTTGGGTTGtattggttggttggttggttggttgaaGGGCGGGGGCAGGGCGCACCTCTTTATCCTAACCCATCGGTCCCTGCCGTTCACGTCTCGAACTGCGTGAGCAGGGCTCGCACCTCCGGGGTGAGCTGCTTGGCGGCTTTGGCGGCCTCTGTGATGGCCTTGCGGTACAGGCCCTTCCTCTTCTTGTCGAAGCGCAGCTGAAAATTCTCCAGGAAGGGCGTGACCTGCGAGAGGGCCAGGAAGGAGGTGGTGGGCGAGCCGAACCAGGAGATCCGCGCCTCCTGCCTGACCAGGAGCCCGTTATCCTTGCGGCTCACGGTGATGAGCAGGATGCGGGCCGGCCACCAGGGGAAGCCGTAGATTTTGGCCCAGACGATGTCCCCCACGCATATGGTCCTGCCGTCTGTGGTGACGCACTTGGAGACGTTTTTGGAAAAGACTGCAGCTTTCAGAGATTTACTAGGCTTCTTTTCCTCCTTGGGAgcggacgaggaagaggaggacaaggaggaggagcaggaggaagaagaggaggaggaggaggaggcagaacAAGAGGTAGAGGAAGTGGTGACTACCGAGGACGtgctgggggcagggggggagtgTAGTGCCCCAGGAGGGGGGAAGTCAAAGGTCTCAGTGGAGCTGCACTCAGAGTTGGAGGACTTAAGGTCGTCTGTGCTGTCCACGCTACACACAGAGACGTTGGAAGAGTCCAGCTTACTGGGGTTGAGGGTCATGTAAACTGTGATGTTGGCGGCTTTGGCCCCAGGCTTCTCCTGCGACTCGTCTCGACCACCTGGCAcctcaggctcctcccccaccgCCCTCTGCTCCCTATCTGGCAGGGGTTGAGGGGCAGCCTCCATATTAGGGTGAGGCTGGGAGCGGGGCTGGGGCTGGAGTCCGAGCTCGTTTTGGGGTCCGAACTCTTGGGTGGAGCCCTGGTTTTCCGTGGCAGCAGTGGGCTCACCtgaaaaggaagaggaggaggaggaggagaaggaacgCGTGGAGGTACagctgggcggggccagctTGGGCGGACTCCGGCTTCCGCTCCCTGGCGCTTTGTCGAAGCCCGGCAGCGGCTTGCAGGAGGAGTCGTCGTTCTCCTCGTTGCGGTACCGCTGGGGCTTGATGCGGATCCTGGGCGGGAGAGGGTTGGCGTGGGCTCTCCCGCCCCCGCTGAGCTGGTGCCGTCGGCGGGTGAAGTGGACCTTCTGGTGGGCATCCCTGGGGCAGGAGGCCCGGGTGGAGGGAGCCCTGCCGCCGACCTTGCCGCCCTTGTCGCCGCGCCGCTCCCGGTCCCGCGCTCTCCTCTTCACGGGCTCGCCCGTTTCGGCATGGTCCACGTTTTTACTCTGCAGCACCTTTTTGGCGTGCGGCGGGACTCTGACCGCCGTCGCCGCTCTGACCGCGCTGTTGCCGACGCCCCCGCCCTTCGCCTGGCCCAACGTGGCCACCCTGACCAATGGCGTCGGCCTCCGGGACCCGTCGCCGGCGGCTCGGCCCCTCTCCTCTGCGCGGGGTCGCTTGGCGACGGCCGCCGCGCTCTCGCCGCGCCGCCGCTTGGCCTCGTCGCCGCGGCAATCGGGCGCGGGCCCCTTGCGCAGCTCCCGCTTGTCGCCCGTCGCCACGGCGCCCTTGCACTTGTCGCAGAGCACCTGGCGCGGCCGCAGCCGGATGGCGCTCATGATGGACGTGGGCTCCTCCCGGTACAGCTTGCGCTTGGGCCGCTTGATCCTGCGGGGCGGCGGCTGAGGTATCGACTGGCTGTATGTGTCCCTGATAAACAACGGCGGCGGGTACGGGGCGCCTTCCTGAAACAGAGGAGGGGGCTTTGAGGT is a window from the Anguilla anguilla isolate fAngAng1 chromosome 3, fAngAng1.pri, whole genome shotgun sequence genome containing:
- the LOC118223483 gene encoding PWWP domain-containing protein 2A-like — protein: MGSRGRAYVLSQREEAKLWLKSGKKMAAVAAEPGASAALTTTAGDGAELEPEIEQPVAAEAKLEAEATKEFSPVMDLVHLPKNGEAPQGCDLVHAESRRTPGPDTAGNALFDFGESEHILAANRRGSEPTDHESETGAPRDLGYAAGNTNTAMPPTVDAANEVHSCVVAACLGPAFSSESAAGASHIWESVPNNMLTETELAAPLPALAGLAVPAAEYTLPTEPDLVQPTRLQCESPAIIKASAETGQALESGDAAPLCGTSLPEPAEDVVPKCPGTIQHSAVVPVVEDHHFLRNEEDEIISVDFTELPTTADRVPTTSEPEGLLARDGMYSNTDGTESELKPAVTGVDDAGLCPESIAQLIPGSEVRVALDHIIDDALVVSFRLGERIFSGVLMDLSKRFGPYGIPVTVYPKRESRDKPESMQPKTESLPSEPEREGSRDVSEASANEPPQAPAASGPAPNQRTSKPPPLFQEGAPYPPPLFIRDTYSQSIPQPPPRRIKRPKRKLYREEPTSIMSAIRLRPRQVLCDKCKGAVATGDKRELRKGPAPDCRGDEAKRRRGESAAAVAKRPRAEERGRAAGDGSRRPTPLVRVATLGQAKGGGVGNSAVRAATAVRVPPHAKKVLQSKNVDHAETGEPVKRRARDRERRGDKGGKVGGRAPSTRASCPRDAHQKVHFTRRRHQLSGGGRAHANPLPPRIRIKPQRYRNEENDDSSCKPLPGFDKAPGSGSRSPPKLAPPSCTSTRSFSSSSSSSFSGEPTAATENQGSTQEFGPQNELGLQPQPRSQPHPNMEAAPQPLPDREQRAVGEEPEVPGGRDESQEKPGAKAANITVYMTLNPSKLDSSNVSVCSVDSTDDLKSSNSECSSTETFDFPPPGALHSPPAPSTSSVVTTSSTSCSASSSSSSSSSCSSSLSSSSSSAPKEEKKPSKSLKAAVFSKNVSKCVTTDGRTICVGDIVWAKIYGFPWWPARILLITVSRKDNGLLVRQEARISWFGSPTTSFLALSQVTPFLENFQLRFDKKRKGLYRKAITEAAKAAKQLTPEVRALLTQFET